The following are from one region of the Ananas comosus cultivar F153 linkage group 20, ASM154086v1, whole genome shotgun sequence genome:
- the LOC109725823 gene encoding uncharacterized protein LOC109725823, which translates to MESRILRALWLLSFMLIPRGAFVVRASSFDAAGAATAATTTAATSATAAAAAIVAAYFSSPDTSLERKVEEEAGVELPLDVETHRRILATIDPRTVFNPDRPACVGPCPARGGPYTGRGCESYFQCRH; encoded by the coding sequence ATGGAGAGCAGAATACTGAGAGCTCTATGGCTCCTCTCCTTTATGCTCATTCCGAGAGGCGCTTTCGTCGTCCGCGCGAGTTCATTCGATGCTGCTGGTGCTGCTACTGCCGCCACTACCACTGCTGCTACTTCTgcgactgctgctgctgctgctatcgTTGCTGCATATTTCTCGAGCCCTGACACGAGCTTAGAGAGGAAAGTAGAAGAAGAGGCGGGCGTCGAGTTACCGTTGGATGTGGAGACGCATCGGAGGATCCTCGCCACGATcgacccgaggacggtcttcaATCCGGACCGACCGGCCTGCGTCGGTCCGTGCCCGGCGCGGGGCGGGCCGTACACCGGGCGGGGCTGCGAGAGCTACTTCCAATGTCGCCATTAA